A region from the Drosophila mauritiana strain mau12 chromosome 2L, ASM438214v1, whole genome shotgun sequence genome encodes:
- the LOC117140091 gene encoding uncharacterized protein LOC117140091, with amino-acid sequence MNNVPHKFRQVCRLCLTLVNECDVAVLQIYDNSSHNNSAPDRISADFRGVANRANCFCSALSPNLCSCIVDNPLSANKNERRNQGTPVPVPIPIPVPVPVPVPSQQIQSQTQAQTLHHHQNQTKIHYTPSVPSAADAKSSERERQCQLESDIAERSTVFKSQSSSDHEHIAYSGETPSPSASLSLSQTKSEPMREEEEHQHNHNQQSGREETSVNTTKISGTDNYGKEHGRDDSSSPHLTFQIFNCLSIKALPNDGLPNVVCSDCRQKLDSFEKFRTMAHNSQIALKEFLNISKNLRPDPNDLETKLDAILKASSEAIAAKALTELSTFSKVKYDHSKLDSSIQPGLDRKIEISNQEMPAHSLYPSLFKSITMKSDQKSKAMSGSSHSQFDSKLQKDSDIEKYENLQQQLETAAVLMDISKKIVISPPCSNPQSPCFSAAVDTSIKSSVIKSKRPLNQNEIQDGVEIDLSVKKQKNDYSNQRNAAPIHHFCQTPMLDIQSHLRSEEDFQNYSITINQVGGSDFKSKAPKASTGSLLDSGDSSDSHKLEMDITSSINDRKTPDSLSSDHATDAATTQLWQALARSAAKSKEENQASQIIRNMMSQSYVFPVPSSVSFTKVPEEPIALLKDLSEAQSSKSKPCRRKQSFPTKTDCIDVVNENVTDTYTTSEAAPDDKKDKRNINLFNAIPGAQKDMSCSNCGTLTTTIWRRSVRGEMVCNACGLYFKLHGVNRPHSMRRDTIHTRRRRPKELERSKKKHKQMSSCSSIEPTKPDFLTSRESLAMSGLVLNKFKKEIDDTETAAALKDILSRRKKSNSLPAFNDTCESADLSAPLNLVSSENNAKLT; translated from the exons ATGAATAATGTACCACATAAGTTTCGTCAAGTTTGTCGATTGTGCCTCACATTGGTTAACGAGTGCGATGTTGCAGTACTACAGATTTACGATAATTCGTCGCATAATAATAGTGCCCCAGACAGAATATCGGCCGATTTTCGTGGCGTCGCGAATCGTGCCAACTGCTTTTGCAGCGCTTTAAGCCCCAATCTGTGCAGTTGCATCGTTGATAACCCGCTATCAGCCAACAAAAATGAACGGCGCAACCAGGGAACACCCGTACCCGtgcccatacccatacccgtTCCCGTGCCTGTGCCCGTTCCAAGCCAGCAGATCCAATCGCAAACCCAAGCACAAACCCTTCACCATCACCAAAACCAAACTAAAATCCATTACACGCCAAGTGTGCCTTCTGCTGCGGACGCAAAGTCGAGTGAACGCGAACGCCAATGCCAATTGGAGTCGGACATCGCCGAGAGATCAACAGTATTCAAAAGTCAGTCATCGTCGGATCACGAACATATAGCATATAGCGGGGAGACGCCATCCCCCTCCGCATCGCTATCCCTATCCCAAACAAAATCGGAGCCAATGCGCGAGGAGGAGGAACATCAGCATAATCATAATCAGCAGAGCGGACGCGAGGAGACAAGTGTgaatacaacaaaaataagCGGAACCGATAACTACGGCAAAGAGCACGGTCGGGATGATTCATCATCACCACATCTTACATTTCAGATATTCAACTGTCTCTCTATTAAG GCACTGCCTAACGATGGATTACCCAACGTGGTTTGTAGCGACTGCAGACAAAAATTGGATTCCTTCGAAAAATTTCGAACCATGGCGCACAACTCACAAATAGCTTTgaaagaatttttaaatatatccAAAAATCTGAGACCA GACCCAAATGATTTGGAAACCAAGCTCGATGCAATTTTAAAGGCTTCATCGGAGGCTATAGCGGCAAAGGCTCTGACGGAGTTAAGCACGTTCTCTAAAGTTAAGTACGACCACAGTAAATTAGATTCCAGCATCCAGCCCGGCTTGGATCGGAAAATCGAGATTAGCAATCAAGAAATGCCAGCACATAGCTTATATCCAAGTTTATTCAAATCAATTACTATGAAAAGCGATCAAAAGAGCAAAGCAATGTCTGGATCCTCACACAGCCAGTTTGATTCAAAACTGCAAAAGGACTCGGATATCgagaaatatgaaaatctgcagcagcagcttgaAACGGCTGCCGTTTTAATGGATATAAGcaaaaaaatagtaatttcCCCTCCATGTTCGAATCCGCAATCTCCGTGTTTTTCTGCAGCTGTAGATACAAGTATTAAAAGTTCTGTGATAAAATCAAAACGTCCATTAAACCAAAATGAAATTCAGGACGGTGTTGAAATTGACCTATCcgtcaaaaaacaaaagaacgATTACTCTAATCAACGGAACGCGGCCCCAATACACCATTTTTGCCAAACTCCAATGCTTGATATTCAGTCACACTTAAGAAGTGAAGAGGATTTTCAAAACTACAGTATTACCATTAACCAAGTTGGTGGGTCCGACTTCAAATCAAAAGCACCCAAGGCGAGTACCGGCTCCTTGCTAGACTCTGGCGACAGCTCCGACTCTCACAAACTGGAGATGGACATCACGTCCTCCATAAATGATAGAAAGACTCCGGATAGCTTAAGCTCGGATCACGCCACAGATGCGGCAACTACTCAACTCTGGCAGGCACTGGCCAGATCAGCCG CTAAAAGCAAGGAGGAAAATCAGGCATCACAAATTATTCGCAATATGATGAGCCAGTCTTACGTGTTTCCGGTTCCGTCGTCAGTATCATTTACAAAAGTACCTGAAGAACCCATAGCACTATTAAAG GATCTATCAGAGGCTCAATCCAGCAAATCAAAACCATGTAGAAGAAAACAAAGTTTTCCTACCAAAACTGATTGCATCGATGTAGTTAATGAGAATGTGACTGATACTTATACCACTTCAGAAGCAGCTCCAGATGATAAGAAAGATAAAAGG AACATAAACCTTTTTAATGCCATACCTGGTGCTCAAAAAGATATGTCATGTTCGAATTGTGGCACCCTCACCACAACAATTTGGCGGCGAAGTGTTCGGGGAGAGATGGTGTGCAACGCCTGCGGATTGTACTTCAAGCTGCATGGGGTCAACAGGCCGCATTCAATGAGACGCGATACCATACACACCAGACGCAGGCGTCCTAAAGAATTGGAGCGATCTAAAAAGA AACACAAACAAATGTCATCATGTTCTTCAATAGAACCAACGAAGCCGGATTTCTTGACGTCTAGGGAATCTCTAGCCATGTCTGGCCTTGTTTTAAAT aaATTCAAAAAGGAAATTGATGATACCGAGACCGCAGCAGCACTTAAAGATATTTTATCAAGGCGTAAGAAGTCAAATTCTTTGCCGGCGTTTAATGATACCTGTGAAAGTGCGGATCTATCCGCACCGCTTAACCTTGTTTCCAGTGAAAATAATGCAAAGTTAACATAA
- the LOC117144934 gene encoding myotrophin: protein MSAISNEDIIWTIKNGEIDAVQAAFQNDAQKVNEEIKGRFPVHYAADFGQLNVLKFLISLGADINKKDKHGITPILAAIWEGHTSCVELLLKVGADKNGSTPDGQSYLEAAEKDEIKKLLA from the exons atgagtGCGATTTCTAATGAAGACATTATTTGGACCATAAAAAACGGAGAGATCGATGCGGTGCAAGCCGCATTTCAGAATGAT GCACAAAAGGTGAATGAGGAAATCAAGGGACGTTTTCCAGTGCACTATGCAGCAGATTTTGGACAACTGAATGTCCTGAAGTTTCTTATAAGTTTAGGAGCCGACATCAAT AAAAAGGACAAACATGGTATTACCCCCATTCTGGCTGCCATTTGGGAAGGACATACGAGCTGTGTTGAATTACTTCTGAAAGTG GGCGCTGATAAAAATGGTTCTACTCCAGATGGCCAAAGCTACCTTGAGGCGGCGGAAAAAGACGAGATTAAGAAACTCCTTGCATAA
- the LOC117144918 gene encoding FERM domain-containing protein 5 encodes MFRSKNEGNIVYKCTVRLLDDSDVLECEFQPFHKGIYLLEYLCGELEIKEKDYFGLRYVDSSKQRHWLDLSKSIIKQCKEMDPLLFSLRVKFYPADPFRLTGNARIMLYQQLKRDLRHGRLYCSLGEAAALGALIVQEELGDYNEDVHVGSYVSSIELALRQTECLEKKIIELHKKREPGQNLSLAMDEFLGIARGLETYGIDPHPVKDHRGSQQYVGINNTGISTFVAGKRSQHFRWNEIHKINFEGKMFIAHLSYTDASREPKKHTVGFKCPTGAACRYLWRCAIEQMLFFTLPNSQSAAVISGGGFFSWGTKFRYTGRTEREILTENINALREQKNNSNSSKRKASSVPATPSSPQGDLAQIRYSSLPRSTMSEPLGYGMPNGHFYGHDHGMSEANGGIQISSLEPVCEEARLRSSNIDGVNYLATQIGGYAYRDSVEHSSTESGLTVNGYDHPRKHNESRQHGSYSPNLYYGQSDGGVNSSSPADSFLHADPSTRKVKKFRKFHLLHAFVPSVFFVAFAMAGTAVFIMESESEAFEQLRNSPEMLCLRYQYYQPLKEFVLEKLGRSGK; translated from the exons ATGTTCAGGAGCAAAAATGAGGGGAACATTGTGTACAAATGCACTGTGCGACTCCTCGACGACTCCGATGTCCTAGAGTGTGAATTTCAG CCCTTCCATAAGGGAATATACCTATTGGAGTACTTGTGCGGTGAGTTGGAGATCAAGGAGAAGGATTACTTCGGCTTGCGATATGTTGACTCCTCCAAACAAAGG CACTGGCTGGATCTGTCCAAATCCATAATTAAGCAATGCAAAG AAATGGATCCTCTTTTATTTTCGCTGAGAGTGAAGTTCTACCCTGCGGATCCATTTCGACTGACCGGAAATGCACGGATTATGCTCTACCAGCAGTTAAAGAGGGACCTTCGACATGGTCGCTTATACTGCTCCTTGGGCGAGGCGGCTGCACTGGGCGCTCTAATAGTTCAAG AGGAGCTGGGCGACTATAACGAAGACGTGCATGTGGGCAGTTACGTATCTTCCATAGAATTAGCGCTGCGGCAGACGGAGTGTCTGGAGAAGAAGATAATCGAGCTGCATAAGAAGCGTGAGCCCGGACAGAATCTCTCCCTGGCCATGGATGAGTTCCTGGGCATAGCCCGCGGCCTGGAGACCTACGGCATAGATCCGCATCCGGTCAAGGATCACCGCGGATCGCAGCAGTACGTCGGCATAAATAATACGGGTATCAGCACATTCGTGGCCGGCAAAAGATCTCAACATTTTCGCTGGAACGAAATACACAAAATCAATTTCGAGGGCAAAATGTTTATAGCGCATCTCAGCTATACGGACGCTAGTCGTGAACCA AAAAAACATACTGTTGGCTTCAAGTGTCCAACTGGCGCAGCTTGTCGATACTTGTGGCGATGTGCCATTGAACAAATGCTGTTCTTCAC ATTACCCAATAGCCAAAGTGCAGCTGTGATTTCGGGCGGAGGCTTTTTCTCCTGGGGCACAAAATTCCGATACACCGGAAGAACTGAGCGTGAAATTTTGACTGAAAACATAAATGCGTTGCGGGAACAAAAGAATAACTCGAACTCGAGCAAGCGAAAGGCGAGCAGTGTGCCAGCCACGCCGTCCAGTCCACAAGGGGATTTAGCACAGATAA GATACAGCAGCTTGCCGAGATCCACGATGTCGGAGCCTTTGGGCTACGGCATGCCAAATGGCCACTTCTACGGGCACGACCATGGGATGAGCGAGGCCAATGGGGGCATCCAAATCTCCAGCCTGGAGCCGGTCTGCGAGGAGGCGCGCCTGCGATCGTCGAACATAGATGGAGTCAACTATCTGGCCACCCAGATCGGTGGCTATGCCTACCGGGACTCCGTCGAGCATTCTTCCACTGAGAGCGGGCTGACCGTAAACGGTTACGATCATCCGAGGAAGCACAATGAGTCCAGACAGCACGGCTCCTACTCGCCCAATCTCTACTACGGACAGTCGGATGGCGGCGTGAACTCCAGTTCGCCAGCCGATAGCTTCCTGCACGCGGATCCATCCACGCGGAAGGTGAAGAAGTTCCGCAAATTCCACCTACTGCACGCCTTCGTTCCGTCCGTGTTTTTTGTGGCATTTGCGATGGCCGGAACGGCCGTGTTCATCATGGAATCCGAGTCGGAGGCCTTCGAGCAGCTGCGCAACTCACCCGAAATGCTTTGTCTGCGCTATCAGTACTATCAGCCGCTGAAGGAGTTCGTTCTGGAGAAGTTGGGTCGAAGTGGGAAGTAG
- the LOC117144926 gene encoding selenide, water dikinase 2: MFQPEKHGLEPDFQLTKFTTHTGUSCKIPQKVLEKYLRGTEIENKNNDGYLIGSGMDCAVIPLKRHKDYLLIQTVDFFYPMVNDPELLGRIALANVLSDVYAVGVTQFDTVEMIVSTSTSFSEKERDVVIGLVMKGFQNSLKANGYRNTPLIIRQLKINPWCIIGGIATSVCRREEIILPSNAQPGDVLVLTKPLGGQMAMDAHLWQLNQTEKYKKLLSECSDDDIRETFEIAVKSMTYLNKNAALLMHKYQAHCATDITGFGLLGHANNLAQFQKEKVLFQINKLPIIKNVLKFSTLVGQSTKFRSGRSVETSGGLLICLPADAADKFCRDFEEATNGDQKSFQIGHVTAANESDAVLCEDVEFIEVSL, translated from the exons ATGTTTCAACCAGAAAAACATGGGCTTGAGCCAGACTTCCAGCTTACTAAGTTTACCACCCACACCGGGTGAAGTTGCAAAATCCCCCAAAAAGTACTGGAGAAGTACCTAAGGGGAACAGAAATAGAAAATAAGAACAATGATGGATACCTTATCG GCTCTGGAATGGACTGTGCAGTCATACCACTCAAGCGGCACAAGGACTATTTGCTTATTCAAACCGTTGACTTCTTCTATCCCATGGTCAATGATCCCGAATTACTGGGCCGTATTGCGCTAGCTAATGTCTTGAGTGATGTCTATGCGGTTGGGGTGACGCAGTTTGATACCGTGGAGATGATCGTCAGCACTTCCACGAGCTTCAGCGAAAAAGAACGCGACGTTGTGATTGGATTGGTGATGAAGGGTTTCCAAAACTCCCTGAAGGCAAATGGCTATCGTAATACCCCGCTGATTATTCGGCAATTGAAGATCAATCCCTGGTGCATTATTGGTGGCATAGCCACATCTGTCTGCCGCAGGGAGGAAATAATACT ACCGTCGAACGCGCAGCCAGGCGATGTGTTGGTCCTCACGAAACCTTTGGGTGGCCAAATGGCGATGGATGCCCACCTTTGGCAGCTTAACCAGACCGAAAAGTACAAGAAGCTGCTTTCCGAATGTAGTGATGATGATATTAGAGAAACTTTTGAAATAGCTGTGAAATCTATGACCTATTTGAACAAAAATG CCGCCCTCTTAATGCACAAATATCAAGCGCACTGTGCCACTGATATCACCGGATTTGGTCTACTGGGTCACGCCAATAATCTAGCACAATTCCAAAAGGAAAAGGTCTTATTCCAGATCAACAAGTTGCCCATCATCAAAAATGTACTTAAATTCAGCACCTTGGTGGGCCAAAGCACAAAGTTTCGTTCTGGTAGATCGGTGGAAACCTCTGGTGGTCTTTTAATATGCCTTCCTGCTGATGCCGCTGATAAATTTTGCCGCGACTTTGAAGAAGCTACCAACGGAGACCAGAAATCCTTTCAAATTGGACATGTTACAGCCGCAAATGAGTCTGATGCAGTTCTGTGTGAAGATGTAGAGTTTATCGAAGTTAGCCTGTAG
- the LOC117150297 gene encoding protoheme IX farnesyltransferase, mitochondrial, translating to MILFKGIRRVQSQLRTPVDLVLIRYSTAATIASQDNRDVIPAPPISQAGKVQHLPDSQITWMPSPYTMPGKTLSQYKKLSKFRLTSLVVITTMGGYAMAPAAFDPTTFAMCTLGTGLVSAAANAINQYHEVPFDSQMSRTKNRVLVTGQMTPLHAVTFAAVSATAGLSMLYFGVNGLTAALGAGNLFLYTTIYTPMKRISIVNTWVGSIVGAIPPLMGWAGCAGTLDAGAMILAGVLYAWQFPHFNALSWNLRPDYSRAGYRMMAVTNPGLCRRTALRYSVAIAGLSAMAPVLDVTNYWFALETLPLNAYFAYLAYKFYEKSDSGSSRKLFRFSLIHLPALMLLFLANKKEWYFSKPAGEENKKESTYSAIKHSASSLGNVLPVAVAEGPR from the exons TACTCCACTGCAGCAACGATAGCTTCCCAAGATAACAGAGATGTCATCCCAGCGCCACCAATATCCCAGGCGGGAAAGGTCCAGCATTTACCCGATAGTCAAATTACCTGGATGCCTAGTCCGTACACCATGCCCGGAAAAACTCTTAGCCAGTACAAGAAGCTATCCAAGTTCCGGCTGACAT CGCTGGTGGTCATTACAACAATGGGCGGCTATGCCATGGCACCAGCCGCTTTCGATCCCACAACGTTTGCAATGTGCACCCTGGGCACTGGACTCGTTTCGGCTGCGGCGAATGCCATTAATCAGTATCACGAAGTTCCTTTCGACTCGCAGATGTCGAGGACGAAGAATCGGGTGCTCGTCACGGGGCAAATGACACCACTGCATGCCGTCACCTTCGCCGCGGTGTCGGCAACTGCCGGCTTAAGTATGCTGTATTTCGGAGTGAATGGTTTGACGGCGGCGCTGGGAGCGGGTAACCTGTTCCTCTACACAACGATATACACGCCGATGAAGCGTATCAGCATAGTCAACACCTGGGTGGGATCGATAGTGGGCGCCATTCCTCCGCTGATGGGATGGGCTGGTTGTGCCGGCACCCTGGACGCCGGCGCCATGATCCTAGCCGGGGTGCTGTACGCGTGGCAGTTCCCGCACTTCAACGCTCTGTCGTGGAATCTTCGGCCGGATTACTCCCGTGCCGGCTACCGAATGATGGCCGTTACCAATCCGGGACTTTGTCGCCGCACCGCGCTGCGATATTCGGTGGCTATTGCCGGACTTTCAGCGATGGCACCCGTACTGGACGTCACGAACTATTGGTTTGCTTTGGAAACACTACCTCTGAACGCGTACTTCGCCTACCTTG CGTACAAGTTTTATGAAAAGTCAGATAGTGGGAGCTCGCGGAAGCTGTTCCGATTTTCACTGATACACCTGCCCGCCCTGATGCTGCTATTTTTGGCCAATAAGAAGGAATGGTATTTCAGCAAACCCGCCGGTGAGGAGAACAAAAAGGAGTCCACGTACAGTGCGATAAAGCATTCTGCTAGCAGTCTTGGTAATGTCCTGCCCGTCGCCGTAGCCGAAGGACCCAGATAG
- the LOC117140102 gene encoding S-adenosylmethionine decarboxylase proenzyme — MLENGSHFFEGVEKLLEIWFEESSNGDDDLRNISRSDWENVLSNVNCQIISTSKNDIIDAFVLSESSMFVSKRRWILKTCGTTTPLKCLGQLLKLAEANGYNVVADLFYSRKNFTRPEAQITPHQGFTEEVTYLDSIFPNGRSYCLGSMNLECWYLYTFSRSDIKILPQLISDEKNVDSDPDQTIEILMQDLDPETMSIFYKNKFNDANGATVKSGIDTILPTMHIDDFLFDPCGYSMNGINDKGEYMTIHITPENQFSYVSFETNVALSNYRKLINQVINTFKPGKFIVTIFANKCSLAYETMKELEVEYSQGSHWKRTDMQCCNFPSYNLLFAQYSHSEKTGDNL, encoded by the exons ATGTTGGAGAACGGTTCGCACTTCTTCGAGGGCGTTGAGAAACTCCTTGAGATTTGGTTTGAGGAGAGCTCCAACGGTGACGATGATCTGCGTAACATCAGCAG ATCTGATTGGGAAAACGTGCTTAGCAATGTCAACTGTCAGATAATAAGCACATCCAAAAACGACATTATTGATGCTTTTGTGTTAAG TGAGAGCAGTATGTTTGTTTCAAAGCGACGATGGATCCTTAAAACTTGTGGAACGACTACTCCATTGAAATGCCTGGGTCAGTTGCTCAAGCTGGCTGAGGCCAATGGATACAATGTGGTCGCAGACTTGTTCTACTCGCGAAAGAATTTCACTAGACCGGAGGCGCag ATAACTCCCCATCAAGGCTTTACGGAAGAAGTTACCTATCTGGACTCCATTTTTCCCAACGGAAGATCCTATTGTCTGGGCTCCATGAACTTGGAGTGTTGGTATCTCTACACTTTTAGTCGTTCTGATATAAAAATTTTGCCCCAACTTATATCGGATGAGAAAAACGTTGACTCCGATCCAGATCAAACTATTGAAATATTAATGCAAGATCTAGATCCCGAAACCATGTCAATCTTCTATAAAAACAAGTTTAATGATGCTAATGGAGCTACTGTG AAATCTGGTATCGATACCATATTGCCGACAATGCATATTGATGACTTTTTGTTCGATCCTTGCGGCTACTCCATGAATGGAATCAACGATAAG gGGGAGTACATGACGATTCATATTACACCGGAGAATCAATTTTCGTATGTGAGCTTTGAAACCAATGTTGCTTTAAGTAACTATCGTAAACTTATCAATCAAGTAATCAATACTTTCAAGCCGGGAAAGTTTATTGTAACCATCTTTGCCAATAAG TGCTCGTTGGCCTACGAAACCATGAAAGAACTAGAAGTGGAGTACTCACAGGGATCGCACTGGAAACGAACCGACATGCAATGTTGCAACTTTCCATCTTACAATCTTTTGTTTGCACAATATTCCCACAGTGAGAAAACTGGtgataatttataa